The genomic region ACTTGATCTCGGCATAGTCCGACAGGTACAACTTTATCTATGCCAAATTTTTGTTTAGGTACAATCATGTATCTGTCGGTTTTTCGTACCCTTTTTTTGAAAAACACAACGATAAAAAAACAAAACATTGGAATCAAAAATCACAAATGCCTCATTAGGCTATAATTCAAATATTCAGAATAATTTAGGTCCTCTATTTCAAGGTGAAATTGCTAGAGTAGTTTCAGAACATAAAGAAAGATACATTGTTAGAAATGAATCTGGTGTATATGAAGCTGAAATAACAGGACAACTACGCTTCACTGCAGAAGAAAGGTCTGATTATCCCATCGTTGGAGACTGGGTAAGTATCACAGAATACGATGAAGGGAAAGCCTTAATTCATCAAGTAGTTTATCGCGATCAAGTCCTAAAACGTCAGGCAGTAGGTAAATCAGGAGAAGCACAATATATTGCTTCAAATATAGACGTTGCCTTTATTGTAGAGGGAGTCAATAGAGATTTTAATATCAACAGATTAGAGCGTTACATGACACTGTGTTATGACGCTAATATTCAGCCTGTTTTTATCCTGAATAAAGTCGATTTAGTTTCTGATCTAGAATTAGAAGAAATTAAGTTGGAAGTTGAAAACAGATTGATTGGTGTTGAAATGCTTTGCACTTCAGTTGATCAGCAAATTGGAATTGAACAACTGACTGCTCTAATTCAAGAAGGGAAAACATACTGTTTTCTGGGTTCTTCTGGTGTGGGAAAATCTTCTTTGATCAATATTTTATTGAAAGATGAAATGATGACCACAGGAAGAATTGGAGAAAGGAATGATAGAGGTAAACATACTACAACTTATCGTTCATTGTTTTTAATGCCTTCTGGAGGAATTCTAATCGATAATCCAGGCGTAAGAGAAGTAGGTATGGTAGATAGTCAGCATGGACTGGAACATACATTTCCATTAATTCAAGAAAAAGCTTCTCAATGTAGGTTCTCAGATTGTACACATGAACATGAAAAGGGATGTGCAGTGATTGAAGCAGTCAACTCAGGCGAAATCCCAGAGGATGCATATCATAATTACATGAAGCTCCAGAAAGAACAAGAACACTATGAGAGTTCAGAGTTGGAGAAACGTCGTAAAGGAAAAGCATTAGCCAGAATGGTAAAAGATGCCAAACGTATAAAGAATCGATAAAAAATAAGGCAGCACTTCTAAAAGTGCTGCCTTTTCTATATGCAATAAGTCAAAAAAGACTTAGTATGAAAACGTACCAAATTGAGAATGGATATCTAATGATTTACCTGACTCTTTCGCTTCAACACGACCAATGATTTTCGCGTCTACATTGAAAGATTTGGCAATGTCAATAATAGTTTGAGCATGTTGCTCATCGATATAAATTTCCATTCTATGTCCCATGTTGAATACTTTGTACATTTCTTTCCAGTCAGTACCACTATTCTTATGGATCATCTCGAATAACGGAGGAACATCAAATAAGTTATCTTTTACAACATGAACATTGTCCACAAAGTGTAATACTTTTGTTTGAGCACCACCACTACAGTGTACCATACCATCAACTTCTGAACGTAACTCATCCAATACCTTTTTGATAATTGGAGCATATGTTCTAGTTGGAGAAAGTACTAATTTTCCAGCATCTAAAGTTAAATCAGCAATTGCATCGGTTAACTTTTGAGTTCCAGAATAAACGAGATCATTAGGAACTTGAGGATCGAAACTTTCAGGATACTTTTCTGCTAAATACTTAGCGAATACATCATGACGAGCAGATGTAAGTCCATTAGAACCCATACCACCATTGTACTCAGATTCATAAGTAGCTTGTCCGTAAGAAGCTAAACCTACAATTACGTTACCTGCTTTGATATTGCTATTGTCGATCACTTCGTCTCTACGCATACGAGTAGTTACAGTAGAATCTACAATCACAGTTCTTACTAAGTCACCTACGTCGGCTGTTTCACCACCTGTAGAATGAATGTCAAAACCGTTATCTCTTAGCATCTGTAATACTTCTTCAGTACCATTGATAAGCTCAGAAATAACTTCACCAGGAATTAGATTTTTATTACGACCAATTGTTGAAGAAAGCAATGTACTACCAACGGCACCAACACACAATAAGTCGTCAGTGTTCATGATAATAGCATCTTGGGCAATGCCTTTCCAAACAGACATATCACCTGTTTCTCTCCAATATAGGTATGCTAATGATGATTTAGTACCCGCGCCGTCAGCGTGCATAATAGCACAGTAGTCTTCGTCTCCTGTTAAAATATCAGGAACAATTTTACAAAATGCTTTAGGAAATAAGCCTTTGTCCAAACGCTTAATTGCATTGTGGATATCTTCTTTTGAGGCGGAAACTCCGCGCTGTGCGTATCGCTCTTGCATGAGATTCGATATGATTGGAAAAAAATGAAAAGCCCATGGGGATTTCAATCTCCATGGACTGATGCTGCAAAAATAGATTATTTATACAGATTATTAAACATTTATAATGTGAAATTCTTATAACTCATCATGTTAGGCTTATCTCTCCATCGCAACATCGTCTGCGGTAATCATATCTGCCTTGTTTCCCCAAGAGTTTCTGATGTAGTTTAAAACGTCTGCCGCTTCTTGGTCGGAAAGGGCTCCTTGCCTCGGCATACTACCATC from Flammeovirga agarivorans harbors:
- the rsgA gene encoding ribosome small subunit-dependent GTPase A; translation: MESKITNASLGYNSNIQNNLGPLFQGEIARVVSEHKERYIVRNESGVYEAEITGQLRFTAEERSDYPIVGDWVSITEYDEGKALIHQVVYRDQVLKRQAVGKSGEAQYIASNIDVAFIVEGVNRDFNINRLERYMTLCYDANIQPVFILNKVDLVSDLELEEIKLEVENRLIGVEMLCTSVDQQIGIEQLTALIQEGKTYCFLGSSGVGKSSLINILLKDEMMTTGRIGERNDRGKHTTTYRSLFLMPSGGILIDNPGVREVGMVDSQHGLEHTFPLIQEKASQCRFSDCTHEHEKGCAVIEAVNSGEIPEDAYHNYMKLQKEQEHYESSELEKRRKGKALARMVKDAKRIKNR
- a CDS encoding AIR synthase related protein, coding for MQERYAQRGVSASKEDIHNAIKRLDKGLFPKAFCKIVPDILTGDEDYCAIMHADGAGTKSSLAYLYWRETGDMSVWKGIAQDAIIMNTDDLLCVGAVGSTLLSSTIGRNKNLIPGEVISELINGTEEVLQMLRDNGFDIHSTGGETADVGDLVRTVIVDSTVTTRMRRDEVIDNSNIKAGNVIVGLASYGQATYESEYNGGMGSNGLTSARHDVFAKYLAEKYPESFDPQVPNDLVYSGTQKLTDAIADLTLDAGKLVLSPTRTYAPIIKKVLDELRSEVDGMVHCSGGAQTKVLHFVDNVHVVKDNLFDVPPLFEMIHKNSGTDWKEMYKVFNMGHRMEIYIDEQHAQTIIDIAKSFNVDAKIIGRVEAKESGKSLDIHSQFGTFSY